The following coding sequences are from one Streptomyces sp. NBC_01232 window:
- a CDS encoding anthrone oxygenase family protein: METARLASLIAATVTMGLVSGLFYGFSVSVMPGLKRSDDRTVIEVMQNINKAILNGWFVLGYIGAFLFTALALALHIPSDGRDVLPALIAALVCYILSMGLTNKVNIPLNNALEKAGPVARIGDPAAVRRAFEGPWSRANVWRTLLCTAAVGFLAWALYLHGQTG, translated from the coding sequence ATGGAGACCGCACGCCTGGCCTCGCTCATCGCCGCGACGGTCACGATGGGGCTGGTCAGCGGCCTGTTCTACGGCTTCTCCGTCTCCGTGATGCCGGGCCTGAAGCGCAGCGACGACCGTACGGTCATCGAAGTCATGCAGAACATCAACAAGGCCATTCTCAACGGCTGGTTCGTCCTCGGTTACATCGGTGCGTTCCTCTTCACCGCGCTGGCGCTGGCCCTGCACATTCCCTCGGACGGCCGTGACGTGCTGCCGGCGCTGATCGCGGCGCTGGTCTGCTACATCCTGTCGATGGGGCTGACCAACAAGGTGAACATCCCTTTGAACAACGCCCTGGAGAAGGCCGGCCCGGTCGCCCGGATCGGTGACCCGGCTGCCGTCCGGCGGGCCTTCGAGGGGCCCTGGAGCCGCGCCAACGTCTGGCGCACGCTGCTGTGCACGGCTGCGGTCGGCTTCCTGGCCTGGGCCCTGTACCTGCACGGGCAGACCGGCTGA